A genomic window from Chengkuizengella sediminis includes:
- a CDS encoding MGDG synthase family glycosyltransferase, with amino-acid sequence MKNILILSEGFGTGHTQTANAIAQGLNLNDSNLQCQVLELGKSLHPFLAPVILKLYKKAVFSHPKLYGWLYQSQNEGVTKPISQLAVHKIFYAQTYKFIQQYKPDVIICTHPFPNMVISRLKRRGLNIPLITVITDYNLHQAWLTNECDIYFISNFEMKLKMIQNGVPAHKIKVSGIPIDPNFLVKHNKKTIRDQFDLKEMPTILVMGGGWGVLNYEELLTQLLSWKEKIQIVICLGNNKEAFTQLSTNPLFQHPNIKIQGYTKYINKLMDVSDLLITKPGGITSTEAIAKKLPMLFLNPIPGQEEENCKFFVKYQLGEKIDTFNQLNQRLNQLIKKDENRVEFLPAKYNYHPEKCMDEIFQSVYKKVI; translated from the coding sequence ATGAAAAATATTTTAATCTTATCAGAAGGTTTTGGCACTGGGCACACTCAAACTGCCAACGCTATTGCACAAGGTTTAAATCTAAATGATTCCAATTTACAGTGTCAAGTATTAGAACTTGGAAAATCACTTCATCCCTTTCTAGCACCTGTCATTTTAAAACTTTATAAAAAGGCAGTTTTTAGTCACCCTAAATTATATGGGTGGTTATATCAATCTCAAAATGAAGGTGTTACTAAACCAATTTCTCAGTTAGCAGTACACAAAATTTTTTATGCTCAGACTTATAAATTCATTCAGCAATATAAACCAGATGTGATTATTTGCACACACCCTTTCCCTAATATGGTTATTTCTAGACTTAAACGAAGGGGGTTGAACATTCCCTTAATTACAGTCATTACAGATTATAATCTTCATCAAGCTTGGCTAACGAATGAATGCGATATTTATTTTATATCTAATTTTGAAATGAAGTTAAAAATGATTCAAAATGGAGTACCAGCACATAAAATAAAAGTTTCTGGTATTCCTATAGATCCTAATTTTTTGGTAAAGCATAACAAAAAAACGATTCGTGATCAATTTGATTTGAAGGAGATGCCAACTATTCTTGTTATGGGTGGTGGTTGGGGGGTACTCAATTATGAGGAGTTATTAACCCAACTTTTATCATGGAAAGAAAAAATACAGATTGTTATCTGTCTAGGAAACAATAAAGAAGCATTTACTCAATTATCAACAAACCCTTTGTTCCAACATCCAAATATTAAAATACAAGGATATACGAAATACATTAATAAATTGATGGATGTTTCCGATCTTTTGATTACCAAACCAGGTGGAATCACTTCCACAGAAGCAATTGCAAAAAAGTTACCAATGTTATTTTTAAATCCAATTCCTGGTCAAGAGGAAGAAAACTGCAAGTTTTTTGTGAAATATCAATTAGGAGAGAAAATTGACACTTTTAATCAACTAAATCAACGATTGAATCAATTGATAAAAAAAGATGAGAATCGGGTTGAGTTTTTACCAGCAAAATATAATTACCATCCTGAAAAATGTATGGATGAGATCTTTCAATCTGTCTATAAAAAAGTGATATAG
- a CDS encoding DUF2062 domain-containing protein → MKKRFRDIKYYFIRLFRLKGGAKQISLGFSLGFIPCWFPTFGIGPILSIAIAKIFKANMVATLIAASLGSFIWPLLFIGNYQIGELLFFRLEHMNALTMTYDFMIGAVINSILSSIILYFVLYYIFKRYRIPILKKMKSKKKIILNKKLEHKGSKSYHS, encoded by the coding sequence ATGAAAAAAAGATTTAGAGATATAAAATATTACTTTATTCGATTGTTTCGATTAAAAGGCGGGGCTAAACAAATTTCTCTTGGATTTTCATTAGGATTTATTCCATGTTGGTTTCCTACGTTTGGAATCGGTCCTATATTATCTATTGCTATAGCAAAAATATTTAAGGCAAATATGGTTGCAACGCTCATAGCAGCATCATTAGGATCTTTTATTTGGCCATTATTATTTATCGGGAATTATCAAATAGGAGAATTGCTATTTTTTCGTTTAGAGCATATGAATGCCTTAACGATGACATATGATTTTATGATAGGAGCAGTAATTAACAGTATTTTAAGCAGTATTATATTGTATTTTGTATTATATTATATTTTCAAGAGATACCGTATTCCGATTTTGAAAAAAATGAAGAGTAAGAAAAAAATCATCTTAAATAAAAAACTTGAACATAAAGGCTCTAAATC